A single window of Ptychodera flava strain L36383 chromosome 3 unlocalized genomic scaffold, AS_Pfla_20210202 Scaffold_25__1_contigs__length_14229661_pilon, whole genome shotgun sequence DNA harbors:
- the LOC139125392 gene encoding uncharacterized protein, giving the protein MEASIAVETVKEVEEMVKIDSVTMDDDSTTIAKLHTEVREDIVKHKDNNHVKKGFADKLYKLKAEKSYGQLSTKVICYLQKCFSYALSQNSSSASDLEKNLKAIVPHAFGDHVYCDSRWCQFMKDPAQYKHRSLPYGKDLCGEDLRKDLDRVLNVYIVNSSDLVRIGSSKGNESLNMVIASKAPKAKHYSGSNSFNFRVAAAVAQKNLGHTYVSQVHKENLLSPSRTCQIYGAKLDRKTQKVNDRAKTKKGKLERLQRKEKRAQKTAATEVREGSMYEKGVGLSMSSEQCRNEIPEPVLPPDSVSLSEGSYTLSSLI; this is encoded by the exons ATGGAAGCAAGTATAGCTGTAGAAACAGTAAAAGAAGTAgaggagatggttaaaattGATAGTGTGACTATGGATGATGATAGTACTACAATAGCTAAACTACACACTGAAGTTAGAGAAGATATAGTAAAACACAAAGACAATAACCATGTAAAGAAAGGTTTTGCAGACAAGCTTTATAaattaaaagcagaaaaatccTATGGTCAGCTGTCAACAAAAGTTATATGCTATCTACAGAAGTGTTTCAGTTATGCCTTGAGTCAAAACAGTAGTAGTGCGAGTGATCTGGAAAAGAACCTCAAAGCAATTGTTCCCCATGCATTTGGTGACCATGTCTACTGTGATTCAAGGTGGTGCCAATTCATGAAGGATCCAGCTCAGTATAAGCATAGAAGCCTCCCATATGGTAAAGACTTGTGTGGTGAAGATCTTCGGAAGGACTTAGACAGAGTGTTGAATGTGTACATTGTGAACTCTAGTGATCTTGTCAGAATTGGTTCATCAAAAGGGAATGAAAGTTTAAATATGGTTATTGCTTCAAAAGCTCCAAAGGCAAAACACTACAGTGGATCAAACAGCTTTAATTTCCGAGTGGCAGCAGCAGTTGCACAGAAGAATTTAGGGCACACTTACGTTAGTCAG GTTCACAAAGAAAATTTACTATCACCTAGTAGAACATGCCAAATTTATGGTGCCAAATTGGATAGGAAAACTCAAAAAGTGAATGACAGAGCTAAGACTAAGAAAGGAAAGTTAGAGAGACTCCAG CGAAAAGAGAAAAGAGCCCAGAAGACGGCAGCCACTGAAGTACGAGAAGGGAGTATGTATGAAAAGGGTGTTGGGTTGTCCATGTCATCAGAGCAATGCAGGAATGAGATTCCGGAGCCTGTCTTACCACCTGATTCTGTATCACTGTCTGAAGGATCATATACTCTGTCGTCTTTGATATAG